A stretch of Oikeobacillus pervagus DNA encodes these proteins:
- a CDS encoding arylamine N-acetyltransferase has product MDSVYQYLQLLKLEKEIPSLNYLQRILQHHLLRIPYETFSKFHYFEHLSKGVPSFDSFVSNFAQKGWGGTCFTLNISFARLLRFLGFVCHYIRVHPGHLALMVVIEGRQYYVDVGYGSPIMKPVELAHKPKHVLHGFGEEIIFTHKKDYIFIIDRRSNGKSFVKKEIEWIPLDEEGLKKDIQASYKDEDENITMRRMTAVRFQGNSCYYLRNNVLKVMTYRNIREYHMRYQNQWLRMVNDVFQIDQASLENSIHFLEDRGVFLFEDV; this is encoded by the coding sequence ATGGATTCAGTATACCAATACTTACAACTGTTAAAACTTGAGAAAGAAATACCAAGTTTAAACTATTTACAAAGAATATTGCAACATCATTTACTCCGTATTCCCTATGAGACATTCAGTAAATTTCATTACTTTGAGCATCTATCAAAAGGGGTTCCTTCGTTTGATTCATTTGTTTCAAATTTTGCTCAAAAGGGCTGGGGAGGGACTTGCTTTACATTAAATATTAGCTTTGCCCGACTACTAAGATTTCTTGGTTTTGTATGTCATTATATTCGCGTTCATCCTGGGCATTTGGCTTTAATGGTGGTGATAGAGGGTCGCCAATATTACGTTGATGTTGGCTATGGATCTCCCATCATGAAACCGGTAGAATTAGCACATAAACCGAAGCATGTGTTGCATGGCTTTGGAGAAGAAATCATTTTTACTCATAAAAAAGATTATATTTTCATCATAGATCGCCGAAGTAATGGGAAATCGTTCGTAAAGAAAGAAATCGAATGGATTCCGTTAGATGAAGAAGGATTAAAAAAGGATATTCAGGCGTCTTATAAGGATGAGGATGAAAATATTACGATGAGAAGGATGACGGCTGTACGTTTTCAAGGGAATTCTTGCTATTATTTGCGTAATAATGTGCTGAAAGTAATGACTTATAGAAATATTCGAGAATATCATATGCGGTATCAAAATCAATGGTTGAGAATGGTAAATGATGTTTTTCAAATTGACCAAGCTTCTCTTGAAAACTCCATACATTTTTTAGAAGATCGAGGGGTTTTTCTATTCGAAGATGTTTAA
- a CDS encoding diacylglycerol kinase — MKRARIIYNPTSGRELFKKHLPDVLQKLEKAGYETSAHATTAEGDATEAARIAVERKYDIVVAAGGDGTLNEVVNGLAEQDYRPKLGVIPMGTTNDFARALHIPRDIPKAVDIIVRGDTIPVDIGRMNEKYFINIAGGGRITELTYEVPSKLKTMIGQLAYYLKGIEMLPSIKATPLTIEYDGKIFEGDAMLFLIGLTNSVGGFEKLAPDSSINDGLFSLLILKKTNLAEFIRVVTLALRGEHMQHPNVIYTQANHIKVNSPESALLNLDGELGGVLPAEFENLYRHLEVFVPKDKIRPQDQID, encoded by the coding sequence ATGAAGAGAGCACGCATAATATATAATCCTACATCAGGAAGGGAATTATTTAAGAAGCATCTCCCAGATGTACTTCAAAAGTTAGAGAAAGCTGGTTATGAAACATCTGCTCATGCTACGACAGCTGAAGGAGATGCGACGGAAGCGGCGCGCATCGCGGTTGAACGGAAATATGATATTGTCGTCGCTGCAGGTGGTGATGGCACGTTAAATGAAGTTGTGAATGGATTGGCTGAGCAAGATTATCGTCCGAAGTTAGGAGTTATTCCAATGGGAACGACGAATGATTTTGCACGCGCTTTACATATCCCCCGTGATATTCCAAAGGCAGTGGATATTATTGTAAGAGGAGATACCATTCCCGTTGATATTGGCCGGATGAATGAAAAATACTTCATTAATATAGCTGGTGGTGGAAGAATCACAGAATTAACATATGAAGTCCCGAGTAAATTAAAAACAATGATTGGACAACTTGCCTACTACTTAAAAGGAATCGAAATGCTTCCGTCTATTAAAGCGACTCCGCTAACGATTGAATATGACGGTAAAATTTTCGAAGGGGATGCGATGTTATTTCTAATTGGACTAACAAATTCGGTTGGTGGATTTGAAAAGTTAGCTCCTGATTCTTCTATTAATGATGGTCTTTTCTCTCTACTTATTTTAAAGAAAACAAACTTAGCCGAATTTATTCGGGTAGTAACCTTGGCATTAAGAGGAGAACATATGCAGCATCCTAATGTTATTTATACACAAGCGAATCATATAAAGGTGAATTCCCCTGAAAGTGCATTACTTAATTTGGATGGAGAACTAGGTGGAGTACTACCCGCTGAATTTGAAAATCTCTATCGACATCTTGAAGTATTCGTACCTAAAGATAAGATTCGCCCACAAGACCAAATTGACTGA
- the rlmD gene encoding 23S rRNA (uracil(1939)-C(5))-methyltransferase RlmD, with product MQAPVKKDEMLDVHIEDLTHDGNGVAKVKGYPLFIPHVLPGEKAQVKVAKLNKGYGFAQLVQLIEKSINREDPPCLIYDECGGCQLQHLSYEGQLKAKGKHVHDVIQRIGKIEDVKIHPVLGMEDPWRYRNKAQVPVGEREGGLVAGFYQKRSHEIIDMESCLIQQEKSDEVIQVVKEICNRYGVKPYEEGKNKGTLRHIMARYGHQTGEIMVVFITRTEDIPHKKKMIQEITERIQGVTSIIQNINSKKTNVILGEKTKVLWGQDVIYDYIGNVKFAISAQSFYQVNPKQTKVLYEKALEYAELNGEETVIDAYCGIGTISLFLAQQAKKVYGVEIVPEAIEDARRNAQLNQITNVEFAVGQAETVIPKWYEQGIHADVFIVDPPRKGCDEALLQTILQMKPKKVVYVSCNPATLARDLRILEDGGYKTKEIQPVDMFPMTMHVECVALMTRVEK from the coding sequence ATTCAAGCACCTGTAAAGAAGGATGAAATGCTCGATGTCCATATTGAGGATTTAACACATGATGGGAATGGTGTCGCAAAGGTGAAAGGCTATCCACTTTTTATTCCCCATGTTTTACCTGGTGAAAAAGCGCAAGTGAAAGTTGCAAAGTTAAATAAAGGATATGGGTTTGCCCAATTAGTCCAATTAATTGAAAAAAGTATTAACCGGGAGGATCCCCCTTGTCTCATTTATGATGAATGTGGTGGTTGTCAACTTCAGCATTTAAGTTATGAGGGACAGTTAAAAGCGAAGGGAAAACATGTTCATGACGTGATCCAACGTATAGGAAAAATTGAAGATGTGAAGATACATCCTGTTTTAGGAATGGAAGATCCTTGGCGATATCGGAATAAAGCACAAGTACCTGTCGGTGAACGAGAAGGTGGGTTAGTCGCTGGTTTTTACCAAAAGAGAAGTCATGAAATTATTGATATGGAATCATGCCTAATACAACAAGAAAAAAGTGATGAAGTCATTCAAGTGGTAAAAGAGATTTGTAACCGCTATGGGGTCAAACCGTATGAGGAAGGGAAAAATAAAGGAACGCTTCGGCATATAATGGCACGATATGGTCATCAAACAGGTGAAATCATGGTGGTGTTCATTACAAGAACGGAGGATATACCTCATAAGAAAAAAATGATTCAAGAGATCACGGAGCGCATTCAAGGTGTAACTTCAATTATACAAAATATTAATTCGAAGAAAACCAATGTCATCTTAGGAGAGAAAACGAAAGTTCTTTGGGGGCAAGATGTTATTTATGATTATATTGGGAATGTGAAATTCGCTATTTCTGCGCAATCTTTTTATCAAGTGAATCCAAAGCAAACGAAGGTTTTATATGAAAAAGCGCTAGAATATGCAGAGTTGAACGGGGAAGAAACCGTGATTGATGCTTATTGTGGGATTGGCACGATCTCATTATTTTTAGCCCAACAAGCAAAGAAAGTATATGGTGTAGAAATAGTACCAGAAGCAATTGAAGATGCGCGCCGGAATGCACAATTGAATCAGATTACTAATGTAGAATTTGCTGTCGGACAAGCTGAAACGGTTATTCCAAAATGGTATGAACAGGGAATACATGCAGATGTCTTCATCGTTGATCCACCTAGAAAAGGTTGTGATGAAGCTCTACTACAAACGATTTTGCAAATGAAACCGAAAAAAGTCGTCTACGTTTCCTGCAACCCAGCCACCCTCGCTCGCGATTTGCGAATATTAGAAGACGGTGGATACAAAACAAAAGAAATCCAGCCAGTCGATATGTTTCCAATGACCATGCATGTGGAGTGTGTTGCCTTGATGACTAGGGTGGAGAAATAA